One region of Intestinimonas massiliensis (ex Afouda et al. 2020) genomic DNA includes:
- a CDS encoding DUF6017 domain-containing protein: MAVFRVERNTGYTVMSNHHLRNKELTLKAKGLLSQMLSLPEDWDYTLAGLSHINREKIDAIREAVKELEKAGYIVRSRERDEKGRLRGADYVIYEQPQPREPEAATSDEQPTSGEQPPILDLPTLENPTLDNPTLEKPTQEKPTLENPTQLNKDISSNEQSITDLSSTHSIPFHSPNPLPFAQGEAATPPERKRTEAKSNSAVEIYREIIKDNIEYDHLIQNCNIDADRLNEIVDLMLETVCTARKTIRIAGDDYPAELVKSKFMKLNSSHIEFILDCMKENTTKVRNIKQYLKAVLFNAPSTIDSYYTALVNHDLYGGE; the protein is encoded by the coding sequence ATGGCAGTTTTCAGAGTGGAACGCAATACGGGATATACCGTTATGAGCAACCACCACTTGCGAAACAAGGAACTCACCTTAAAGGCAAAGGGCTTGCTTTCGCAAATGTTGTCCTTGCCGGAGGATTGGGACTATACCCTTGCGGGCTTATCCCATATCAACCGGGAGAAGATCGACGCAATCCGCGAAGCGGTAAAAGAACTTGAAAAAGCCGGGTATATCGTCCGCAGCCGGGAGCGCGACGAGAAAGGACGCTTGCGGGGCGCGGATTACGTCATATATGAGCAGCCACAGCCGCGAGAGCCGGAAGCAGCTACCAGCGACGAACAGCCTACCAGCGGCGAACAGCCGCCTATATTGGATTTACCTACATTGGAAAATCCAACATTGGATAATCCAACGTTGGAAAAACCTACGCAGGAAAAGCCTACGTTGGAAAATCCAACGCAATTAAATAAAGATATATCAAGTAATGAACAATCAATTACTGATTTATCAAGTACCCATTCCATTCCTTTCCATTCCCCAAACCCCTTGCCCTTTGCACAGGGCGAAGCGGCTACGCCGCCGGAAAGGAAAAGAACGGAAGCGAAAAGCAATAGCGCAGTAGAGATTTACAGGGAGATTATCAAGGACAATATCGAATACGACCATCTCATTCAAAACTGCAACATCGACGCAGACCGCCTAAATGAGATTGTTGACCTTATGCTGGAAACCGTCTGCACAGCCCGAAAGACAATCCGTATCGCCGGGGACGACTACCCCGCCGAACTGGTGAAATCCAAGTTTATGAAGCTGAACAGCAGCCATATTGAGTTTATTTTGGATTGCATGAAGGAAAACACAACCAAGGTGCGCAACATCAAGCAGTATCTAAAAGCGGTGCTGTTCAACGCGCCGAGTACCATTGACAGCTACTATACCGCCCTTGTCAATCACGACTTATACGGCGGCGAATGA
- a CDS encoding PcfB family protein, with the protein MQEEVTQKTIALYVKVGKGAARLTEQALQKAIQKFLEQKSKPAHGKQTMRQLMKQNAGVSNIEITDANIKAFESTAKKYNIDFSLKKVKGEQTRYLVFFKGRDADVMTAAFQEFSAKKLNRDKKPSIRKALAAAKDKAKQLNAARDKVKKMDRGREI; encoded by the coding sequence TTGCAGGAAGAAGTAACCCAAAAAACGATTGCCCTATACGTCAAAGTGGGAAAAGGCGCGGCGCGGCTTACCGAGCAGGCGTTGCAGAAAGCAATCCAAAAGTTTTTGGAGCAGAAAAGCAAGCCCGCGCATGGGAAACAGACCATGCGGCAGCTTATGAAGCAGAACGCGGGCGTTTCCAACATCGAGATCACCGACGCGAATATCAAAGCCTTTGAAAGTACGGCGAAGAAATACAACATAGATTTTTCGCTGAAAAAGGTTAAGGGCGAACAGACCCGTTACCTTGTGTTTTTCAAAGGCCGGGACGCGGACGTTATGACCGCAGCGTTTCAAGAGTTTTCCGCAAAGAAGCTGAACCGGGATAAAAAGCCCTCTATCCGCAAAGCCCTTGCCGCTGCAAAGGACAAAGCAAAGCAGCTTAACGCCGCCCGCGACAAGGTAAAGAAAATGGACAGGGGGCGCGAGATATGA